One window from the genome of Vibrio sp. VB16 encodes:
- a CDS encoding ATP-binding protein: MTVKYAPHPNPQLRGNPLVEALGFPMTSKEFIHQCTLEPDVSLDLSDIPLEHQGYYQRSGIDNLSHGYVVQDEAPRLYDTMRRMIENGYIYRNPLTFGDFKTIALTEDTESNRTQQLALQQTASQSSFLLAGLSGRGKTAMTESILSTIPQIITHRNYKDQSFAYEQVVWLKVDVPTMKGQRALLWRILDALDTVTGEQYYSSHTKSNVTTLMMAVRKALVLHGVGIIILDEAQNLSKATQTDKVGNNENATLRFIEELFNKVGVPLFMVGTLTTLSLFSQEMTAARRIGKSGSLILEQCDVDSSFWKRFIKQMCPVQLLSNQQTDLDTLTRHIHHLSAGIPALASSLIRSTMSYLTYLIPENQDLSIKALDKIFSEQFSVISVALRALKQGKFYQFEDCAPLTLLHESEDYFRAEAFENTNSIKPEQKPTYNKGAGQKKLNDKHLQMLDNMSPKSLLKRANNSE; encoded by the coding sequence ATGACCGTAAAGTATGCACCGCACCCTAATCCACAACTTCGCGGAAATCCATTGGTTGAAGCCCTAGGTTTCCCGATGACATCTAAAGAGTTTATTCATCAGTGTACTCTGGAGCCTGACGTTTCATTAGACCTATCCGATATTCCTCTAGAGCATCAAGGGTACTACCAGCGATCTGGCATAGACAATTTAAGTCATGGATATGTTGTACAAGATGAAGCACCGCGTTTATACGACACCATGCGCCGAATGATAGAAAATGGTTACATATATCGTAATCCACTCACTTTCGGGGACTTTAAAACAATAGCCCTAACGGAAGACACAGAGTCAAATAGGACACAGCAACTTGCCTTGCAACAGACTGCTTCTCAAAGCAGCTTTCTATTGGCAGGACTCAGTGGGAGAGGCAAAACAGCAATGACTGAAAGTATTCTCAGTACGATTCCACAGATCATTACGCACAGAAACTATAAAGATCAGTCTTTCGCTTATGAGCAAGTTGTGTGGTTGAAAGTTGACGTTCCGACAATGAAGGGGCAGCGAGCATTACTTTGGCGCATCTTGGATGCACTGGACACCGTAACAGGAGAGCAATATTACTCATCTCATACCAAAAGCAATGTCACCACACTCATGATGGCTGTGCGAAAAGCGTTAGTTCTACATGGCGTCGGCATCATAATTTTAGATGAAGCTCAAAACCTATCCAAAGCAACTCAAACAGATAAAGTTGGCAACAATGAAAACGCAACTTTGCGTTTCATAGAGGAGTTATTCAATAAAGTCGGCGTTCCGCTTTTCATGGTCGGCACATTAACAACATTAAGCCTGTTCTCACAAGAGATGACAGCAGCGAGGAGAATCGGTAAGAGTGGTTCGTTGATCCTTGAGCAATGCGATGTAGATAGCTCGTTTTGGAAAAGGTTTATAAAGCAGATGTGTCCTGTTCAATTACTGTCTAATCAACAAACTGATTTAGATACTTTGACTCGGCACATTCACCACCTAAGTGCTGGGATCCCAGCACTTGCATCTAGTCTTATCCGCTCTACTATGTCATATCTCACCTATCTCATCCCAGAAAATCAAGATCTCAGTATAAAAGCGCTTGATAAAATATTTAGTGAGCAATTTAGCGTAATAAGTGTAGCCCTTCGAGCACTCAAACAAGGTAAATTTTATCAATTTGAAGATTGTGCTCCGCTAACACTTCTGCATGAAAGTGAAGACTACTTCAGAGCAGAAGCATTCGAAAACACTAACTCAATAAAACCAGAACAAAAACCAACCTACAACAAAGGGGCTGGTCAAAAAAAGCTAAACGACAAACATTTACAAATGTTAGATAACATGTCTCCCAAATCGCTATTAAAAAGAGCAAACAATAGTGAATAA
- a CDS encoding TniQ family protein — protein MNNTLYLLPNEHIRSYLFRIHHQSPFGTFSTTAKRFGLDNFRASSVTTFHKLDVDLCLLLSDPLFKFWFSNCGGNYMLPFMTKSEVTEIRNSFQKKENQFSTIHARTLHNNAWRYCSTCREHDLDKYGVSYYHHPHQVAGVFHCYKHKSRLITHCSNCDYKLSNLSRVPVPPAENKCPACGHEMEEDLDYFDDFMASVESFCLSINQHIAQFNLNDIQNNNLTYIGFSDNDSNTLAFKRSISHWNKELWQSLGQERLQRYFNNTKKLGGVTMSPTLRTPRYFLKDSSFKFSPPLVYILAMHSTNTIPSSHVLKMD, from the coding sequence GTGAATAACACACTCTACTTACTTCCGAACGAGCATATTAGAAGCTATCTATTTCGAATTCACCATCAATCGCCATTTGGAACCTTTTCTACAACGGCAAAACGTTTCGGACTCGATAATTTCCGTGCGTCTTCAGTTACCACATTTCATAAACTAGATGTTGATTTGTGTTTACTACTATCTGATCCTCTTTTTAAGTTCTGGTTCAGCAACTGTGGGGGCAATTACATGCTTCCATTTATGACAAAGAGCGAGGTCACAGAGATTCGTAACTCCTTTCAGAAGAAAGAAAACCAGTTTTCCACTATTCATGCTCGAACACTCCACAATAATGCTTGGCGTTATTGTTCAACTTGTAGAGAGCACGATCTCGATAAATACGGTGTGTCGTATTATCACCACCCTCATCAAGTTGCGGGTGTATTCCACTGCTATAAGCATAAGAGTAGACTGATTACTCATTGCTCTAACTGTGACTACAAACTTTCAAACTTATCCAGAGTTCCTGTGCCACCAGCGGAAAATAAATGTCCTGCATGTGGGCATGAAATGGAAGAAGACTTAGACTACTTTGATGATTTCATGGCTAGCGTCGAATCATTTTGCTTATCAATCAACCAACACATAGCGCAATTCAACCTTAACGATATTCAAAACAATAATCTAACTTACATCGGATTTTCAGATAACGATAGCAATACGTTGGCGTTTAAGCGAAGTATTTCGCACTGGAACAAAGAGCTATGGCAGTCTCTCGGCCAGGAACGGTTACAACGCTATTTCAACAATACGAAAAAGCTAGGTGGAGTAACAATGTCACCGACACTCAGAACTCCCAGATATTTCCTAAAAGACTCTAGCTTTAAGTTCAGTCCACCGCTCGTATATATACTTGCAATGCACTCTACAAATACAATTCCAAGCAGCCATGTTCTTAAAATGGATTGA
- a CDS encoding Mu transposase C-terminal domain-containing protein, whose protein sequence is MRINQRIVSTTDQIDYLIVDVCHEQKLIAVTDLKKKIPLRPFTLGLEMLTTQLRKKAWQLEESAHSLLLYSSDNELITKSRSRVKWLKKRDEAFDVISPLVLDPQKKYQYLFGDSRGMLEELIHKSDRERKYVSQKLNRYWFFGSHKNALLPLWRHCGSNQTLPVKPDIDVKGNIKLNNKSGPKTKYGNPYRGITEQDLKAIEKFSKKIPSGSKVRLSYLYEEFCREYLYPTVKPKLEGSAPLTIGLPRNHLISPESFKYHLKKAVGPLVFIRKEVGEISFKKDKSGKPGLARQDLRGPTDRYEIDATMVDEYILFPYDKEQLLSCGRPIVYLVADTWSGMIVGVHASFSGPNWSGASQALFNALTDKVEFCKQYGIEIQEEDWPCHHACNQLVMDRGSEYTDKNIEAIMKGKIGINLAGFTAFHRGDMKGTVEQAFRIYQNTAVNFVAGQVFKTPMKESQHASRTVAMSFDDFMKRLIKTIMYTNNNRARVNNHNFEMSRDDIGFTPRELYTYGLREMVIPPATVPVNKLRFALLPPGKATIRPQGVYFQGLYYSSNEIVSRQWLDLAKNEGRIKIEVRYDDNSTNYIWWQDEADGEILQLELTDRSEAYRNQIRANALHQLELTKHKLSHHKEKEHSEKIDLLNELNEIDKQTLAKTKHRKKSHAKNIQPGIKIRNQIVGDVEKQQRSEDINNILGDTPSQKPRNKQQNLDEPDPFESEE, encoded by the coding sequence ATGCGTATTAATCAACGTATCGTCTCGACTACAGACCAAATCGACTACTTGATAGTTGATGTCTGCCACGAACAGAAGTTAATTGCAGTTACCGATCTTAAGAAAAAAATACCCCTTCGTCCATTCACGCTTGGCCTAGAGATGCTAACGACACAACTTAGAAAAAAAGCTTGGCAATTGGAAGAAAGTGCTCACTCACTGCTGTTGTATTCTAGTGACAATGAACTCATAACAAAGTCAAGAAGTCGGGTTAAATGGCTCAAAAAGAGAGACGAAGCTTTCGATGTTATTTCTCCTCTAGTTTTGGATCCCCAAAAAAAATATCAGTATTTATTTGGTGATAGTAGAGGGATGCTTGAAGAGTTAATACATAAATCAGATCGTGAACGTAAATACGTATCACAAAAACTCAACCGTTACTGGTTTTTTGGTTCACATAAAAATGCACTACTGCCTCTCTGGAGACACTGCGGAAGCAATCAAACTCTTCCTGTTAAACCAGATATAGACGTAAAGGGGAATATTAAATTGAATAACAAGTCTGGCCCTAAAACTAAGTATGGAAACCCATACCGAGGTATAACCGAGCAAGACCTCAAAGCAATAGAAAAGTTTTCAAAAAAGATCCCTTCGGGTTCTAAAGTTAGATTGAGCTACTTGTATGAAGAGTTTTGCCGAGAATACCTCTACCCAACGGTTAAACCTAAGCTTGAAGGCTCAGCACCTCTGACAATAGGACTTCCAAGAAATCATTTGATATCACCAGAAAGTTTCAAATATCACTTAAAGAAAGCTGTTGGGCCTCTTGTATTTATACGAAAAGAAGTTGGCGAAATCAGCTTTAAGAAAGACAAATCAGGTAAACCTGGACTTGCAAGACAAGATCTACGTGGGCCAACAGATAGATACGAAATAGACGCGACGATGGTCGATGAATATATTCTGTTTCCATATGACAAGGAGCAGCTATTATCTTGTGGTCGCCCCATTGTTTACTTAGTAGCTGACACTTGGTCTGGGATGATAGTTGGCGTTCATGCGTCTTTCAGCGGCCCCAACTGGAGTGGTGCTAGCCAAGCTCTTTTTAACGCACTAACAGATAAAGTCGAGTTTTGTAAGCAGTATGGCATTGAAATCCAGGAAGAAGACTGGCCTTGTCACCACGCTTGTAATCAACTCGTGATGGATCGGGGCTCTGAGTATACCGACAAAAATATCGAAGCAATCATGAAAGGGAAAATTGGTATTAATCTCGCGGGTTTCACGGCATTCCACAGAGGCGACATGAAAGGAACCGTGGAGCAAGCATTTCGAATTTACCAAAATACAGCCGTGAATTTTGTTGCTGGGCAAGTATTTAAAACCCCAATGAAGGAATCTCAACATGCTTCACGCACGGTCGCTATGAGTTTCGACGATTTCATGAAACGCCTAATTAAAACAATAATGTACACGAACAACAACCGTGCGCGAGTGAATAACCACAACTTCGAAATGTCACGAGATGATATAGGCTTCACGCCGAGAGAGCTGTACACCTATGGACTTAGGGAAATGGTTATTCCTCCTGCTACCGTACCTGTTAATAAATTAAGGTTTGCTCTGTTACCACCAGGAAAAGCAACTATCCGTCCTCAAGGTGTGTATTTCCAAGGACTATATTACAGTTCAAACGAAATAGTGAGCAGGCAATGGCTTGATCTTGCAAAAAATGAGGGAAGAATAAAGATAGAAGTTCGTTATGACGACAACTCTACAAACTACATTTGGTGGCAAGACGAAGCCGATGGCGAAATACTTCAACTTGAATTGACTGATCGTTCAGAAGCCTACAGAAATCAAATTCGAGCAAACGCACTACACCAGCTTGAGTTAACTAAACACAAGTTAAGTCACCATAAGGAAAAGGAACATTCAGAGAAAATTGATTTACTGAATGAACTTAATGAAATAGATAAACAAACTCTGGCTAAAACCAAACACAGAAAGAAATCTCATGCAAAAAACATCCAACCTGGAATCAAAATTCGTAATCAAATCGTCGGAGATGTAGAGAAACAACAACGGTCAGAAGACATCAACAACATCTTAGGAGATACACCATCTCAAAAGCCCCGCAATAAGCAACAAAACTTAGACGAACCAGATCCTTTCGAGAGTGAAGAATAA
- a CDS encoding AraC family transcriptional regulator translates to METQHFEPSALAYKRVTGPYGENYELPCEQLYQWSEEKGVADSQWIFVYRDDPQVTSPQDCRTDICLLVPDDTEFTSVVSKAYFDGGRYAVIRKVINDKSEYPLMWQQLLKEAGGQFEWDDDRTCVCFELYHSYDMETHIADVSFCIAVK, encoded by the coding sequence ATGGAAACTCAACATTTTGAACCATCGGCACTCGCTTACAAGCGTGTGACTGGCCCCTATGGTGAAAATTATGAATTGCCTTGTGAGCAGTTGTACCAATGGTCCGAGGAAAAAGGTGTGGCGGATAGCCAATGGATATTTGTCTACAGAGATGACCCTCAGGTAACGTCCCCACAAGATTGCAGAACGGATATATGTTTGTTAGTTCCAGATGACACTGAGTTTACCAGTGTCGTGAGTAAAGCGTATTTTGATGGTGGACGGTATGCAGTTATTCGGAAGGTTATTAATGATAAATCTGAGTATCCACTGATGTGGCAGCAATTACTTAAAGAAGCGGGAGGGCAGTTCGAGTGGGATGATGATCGAACTTGTGTCTGTTTTGAACTTTATCATAGCTACGATATGGAAACGCACATAGCGGATGTGAGTTTTTGTATTGCGGTTAAGTAA
- a CDS encoding TnsD family Tn7-like transposition protein — protein MFLKWIEGESVFGLVARHHATCPYHSLREKNRVLLHRPDIKISPQLPCSLNTISCKTGFLANELLFRGTTYPLVSATIRNVKGKKDLRLAMLSDCGTSVMALSRLVSSRLNFGNTIKYCPRCLESDKIKYGYGVWYTNHQISGVTVCPKHLTWLINISLDGNGLNKRIEPPPTSIVGFRSSEEPPSSAAIKLSQFLSDFFALTQGNDNINLSEAHLAWLGEKGYLTPDKHIRLSKLSYDFNHYWTDIFETELLPKELSNISYVRNLIKPDTNLHYVKHALLGAFFVNSPIEYFSRYPLGSTQPSLALHSKEQQLESDTKAITLLQQGHSLRSVAEATGKSVGYVTKVASQHDIKIKHRYKQLTDEIAFKIVRLAYRGIHRKDIAKECGVGIGSIEQKIEGQEGLSEWRRKLRYFEARAKHRLSLLNYKNSNPDCSRNELRNKTTDYLWLFKHDKNWLTHHLPNKMKPKFYGAKDWDSIDEALVKRIHMEITQANSLSDIDRQLIGAPSIRANKERLPLAYVAALKIISKT, from the coding sequence ATGTTCTTAAAATGGATTGAGGGTGAATCAGTTTTTGGGCTTGTCGCACGTCATCATGCGACTTGTCCATATCACTCGCTGCGCGAGAAAAATCGAGTGTTACTCCATCGCCCTGATATAAAAATTAGCCCCCAATTACCCTGCTCACTAAATACAATTTCTTGTAAAACAGGTTTTCTAGCTAACGAGTTATTGTTTCGTGGTACTACATATCCGCTAGTCTCCGCAACTATCCGAAACGTGAAGGGCAAAAAAGATTTAAGGTTAGCCATGCTTTCTGATTGTGGAACGTCAGTGATGGCTTTAAGCAGACTTGTATCTAGTCGCTTAAACTTCGGAAATACCATCAAATATTGCCCTAGATGCCTAGAATCAGACAAAATAAAATACGGCTATGGCGTTTGGTATACCAATCACCAAATTTCGGGAGTCACCGTTTGTCCGAAACACTTAACTTGGCTGATTAATATATCCCTTGACGGCAATGGCCTTAACAAACGAATTGAACCACCACCAACAAGCATAGTTGGATTCAGGTCAAGTGAAGAGCCACCTTCAAGTGCTGCTATCAAGCTCTCTCAGTTCCTTTCGGACTTTTTTGCACTAACCCAAGGCAATGACAATATAAACCTATCTGAAGCCCATTTAGCTTGGTTAGGCGAGAAAGGCTACTTAACACCAGATAAACACATTCGGTTAAGTAAACTTTCATACGACTTTAATCATTACTGGACGGATATATTCGAAACTGAATTGCTACCCAAAGAACTGTCTAATATTTCCTACGTCCGAAACCTAATAAAACCAGATACGAATCTGCATTACGTTAAGCATGCCCTACTAGGTGCATTTTTCGTAAACTCTCCAATTGAATACTTTTCGAGATACCCATTAGGTTCAACCCAACCAAGCCTAGCTCTCCATAGCAAGGAGCAACAACTGGAAAGTGATACAAAGGCTATTACCCTACTACAACAAGGACATTCGCTCCGTTCTGTCGCAGAGGCGACAGGAAAGTCAGTTGGTTACGTAACAAAAGTTGCATCCCAACACGATATTAAAATCAAACATAGATACAAACAGCTAACGGATGAAATAGCCTTCAAAATTGTTAGACTCGCTTATCGCGGAATACATCGAAAAGACATCGCTAAGGAATGTGGTGTTGGTATAGGGAGTATTGAACAGAAAATTGAAGGTCAGGAAGGTCTGTCAGAATGGCGGCGAAAACTAAGATATTTTGAAGCAAGGGCCAAACACCGTCTGTCACTACTCAACTATAAGAATTCCAACCCCGATTGCTCAAGAAATGAATTGAGGAATAAAACTACTGATTATCTTTGGTTGTTTAAGCACGATAAAAACTGGTTAACTCATCATCTACCGAACAAAATGAAACCTAAATTTTATGGTGCGAAAGACTGGGACAGCATAGATGAAGCCTTAGTAAAACGAATCCATATGGAAATAACACAAGCCAACTCGCTTTCCGATATCGATCGGCAGCTTATCGGTGCGCCTTCAATTAGAGCTAATAAAGAACGTCTACCGTTAGCTTATGTGGCGGCGCTTAAGATAATTTCTAAGACTTAA
- a CDS encoding TnsA endonuclease C-terminal domain-containing protein: protein MTTTIQASITNREFKRIRNLQNQISNGSTRLFEMDNFSKASPLSHILLSHKTNRYHQLFTLEELALFLHLEHERNVLYIKEHYLLPCEQTLQCHTQLSSYHHNESRVVEAESHLGITTDFVIIEYDELRDSLYQQAFKCVPSDEHRNTVYSSDDAIRLHHRNEIERSYWEKQNIGVIQVTEKDLNPIKTSNLRWLRETYHHVRNLDVEEYLSKNITMTLHERFLTLPTATLEEHLSHAASVHKVSIPDVLDTFKHAAYSDLIPIDLNKIIELYSPVTMIPYPHHIE from the coding sequence ATGACTACTACCATACAAGCATCGATTACTAACCGCGAGTTTAAAAGAATCAGAAATCTACAAAATCAGATTTCGAATGGCAGTACACGTTTGTTTGAAATGGATAACTTTAGTAAAGCGTCTCCCCTATCTCACATTTTACTTAGCCATAAAACCAACCGCTACCACCAGCTATTTACATTGGAAGAGCTCGCTCTTTTTTTACACCTAGAGCATGAAAGGAATGTTCTTTATATCAAGGAGCACTATCTTCTGCCTTGTGAACAAACACTACAGTGTCATACTCAATTAAGCTCGTATCACCATAACGAAAGCAGAGTAGTAGAAGCTGAATCACATCTAGGTATAACGACAGATTTCGTCATTATCGAATACGATGAACTGCGTGACAGCCTGTACCAACAAGCGTTCAAATGCGTACCATCTGATGAACATAGGAACACAGTTTATTCATCTGATGATGCTATTCGTTTACACCATAGAAATGAAATTGAGCGCTCTTACTGGGAAAAACAGAACATTGGAGTAATTCAAGTCACTGAAAAAGATCTTAATCCAATCAAAACCTCTAACTTAAGATGGTTGCGAGAAACCTATCATCATGTTCGTAATCTTGATGTGGAAGAGTATTTAAGTAAGAACATTACCATGACCTTACATGAGCGCTTTTTAACGCTACCTACTGCAACCCTAGAAGAGCATCTTAGTCATGCCGCTTCGGTTCATAAAGTGTCAATACCAGATGTGCTAGACACATTTAAGCACGCTGCTTACTCAGACCTTATACCGATTGACCTAAATAAGATAATAGAACTGTATAGCCCAGTAACTATGATTCCTTACCCACACCATATCGAATAG
- a CDS encoding ATP-binding protein — translation MGISVEYNKFFAYSSKAEKYFDSTFSKGINIVHGKNTSGKSTFIQALHYTFGINDEKRKLADLLTENVIFRLDLTIHNPVPTNVSIVRDDEIVSIKVGEQPPIKFIGIGGNNSREHVKLKVFLSELLGFTLQLEYDNEYKPASLEAMFLPYYIAQDVGWVYRHKSFRGLDFVKNFKNDFFDYFLGITNNYDRLEKTRLDREKKELEAESRLLHKIEQNNKKFKLAKMKDEAFTAKTNEYIEPYKENKSELIRLEKEYLSICNKITLLEESRKTLLRVRRNLKTNILAAEKCPTCSHTLSHSIEDTYNFLQDKNDTEAQIKELNKNIKALKDSQGKLNAIINDIDEKRQVVEQDYYELLEYKVDDVTLDSWLKNKVNVEVSGELNSKLGEITSRILSIEGELSKFKTDEAVKKERRNASYSFKSTFEKYASELHVKPFEDDRFYLLYDIPAFPRQGVELLKTLLAYNFTFVETIKKTEYVHVLPFVLDAIFEGDFEDESKDEILHFINSHTPSDQQFIFSIADSKSNAHSAKSYNMKHFGGNANLICIGENTKQRSFLAKYQGECDQYINETMDILS, via the coding sequence ATGGGAATTTCCGTAGAATATAACAAATTCTTTGCATATAGCAGCAAAGCAGAAAAATATTTCGATTCTACCTTCTCTAAGGGAATTAATATTGTTCATGGTAAGAATACGTCTGGTAAAAGCACATTTATTCAGGCATTGCACTATACCTTTGGAATCAATGATGAAAAAAGGAAACTTGCCGACTTGCTGACAGAGAACGTGATTTTTAGACTAGATCTAACTATTCATAACCCTGTGCCTACCAATGTTTCAATAGTTCGAGATGATGAGATCGTTTCTATTAAAGTTGGGGAACAACCACCAATTAAGTTCATAGGTATTGGCGGTAATAATTCGCGAGAACATGTTAAGCTGAAAGTGTTTTTGTCTGAGCTATTGGGCTTTACCCTACAATTGGAGTATGACAATGAATATAAACCAGCATCGCTAGAAGCGATGTTTTTGCCTTACTACATAGCACAAGACGTTGGCTGGGTATATCGCCATAAATCATTCCGAGGCTTGGACTTTGTTAAGAACTTTAAGAACGATTTTTTTGACTACTTTCTAGGTATTACAAATAATTACGACCGCCTTGAAAAAACTCGCCTCGATCGAGAAAAGAAAGAGCTAGAAGCTGAATCTAGGCTTCTTCACAAGATCGAGCAAAACAACAAGAAGTTCAAATTAGCTAAAATGAAGGATGAAGCATTTACAGCTAAAACTAACGAATACATTGAGCCATATAAAGAGAATAAATCTGAGCTGATTAGGCTAGAAAAAGAATACTTGTCCATATGCAACAAGATTACACTATTAGAGGAAAGTAGAAAAACTCTGCTTAGGGTTAGGCGTAACCTGAAGACAAATATTCTGGCTGCTGAAAAGTGCCCTACGTGCTCGCACACACTATCTCATTCAATAGAAGATACTTATAATTTCCTCCAAGATAAGAATGATACTGAAGCGCAAATAAAAGAGTTAAACAAGAACATTAAAGCACTCAAAGATTCTCAAGGAAAATTGAACGCAATAATCAATGACATTGACGAGAAACGCCAGGTTGTTGAACAGGATTATTATGAACTCTTAGAGTATAAGGTTGACGATGTAACCTTAGACTCATGGTTAAAAAATAAAGTCAACGTAGAGGTATCAGGAGAGCTTAATAGTAAGCTTGGTGAAATAACATCAAGAATACTGTCTATTGAAGGAGAACTTAGCAAATTCAAAACCGATGAAGCCGTTAAGAAAGAAAGAAGAAATGCAAGTTATTCATTCAAATCTACTTTTGAAAAGTATGCATCTGAATTGCACGTGAAACCTTTCGAAGACGATAGGTTCTACTTACTCTATGATATACCTGCATTTCCAAGACAAGGCGTTGAATTGTTGAAGACTCTTCTGGCTTACAATTTCACCTTTGTAGAGACGATCAAAAAAACTGAGTATGTACATGTGTTGCCGTTCGTACTTGATGCCATATTTGAAGGTGATTTCGAGGATGAAAGCAAGGATGAAATTCTTCATTTTATCAACAGTCATACGCCATCAGATCAACAGTTCATTTTTTCAATAGCCGACTCAAAAAGTAATGCACATTCTGCTAAGTCATACAACATGAAACATTTTGGGGGTAACGCGAACTTGATTTGTATCGGAGAGAATACTAAGCAAAGATCATTTCTAGCGAAATACCAAGGGGAATGCGACCAGTATATCAATGAAACTATGGATATTTTAAGTTGA
- a CDS encoding TnsA endonuclease N-terminal domain-containing protein, whose protein sequence is MKRVKQPEITERELNKIERHQKSISSDGYKPYITVRQSNSVGLCNIIFSHKLNRNVHLLSQGELSLFLHLEHQKNVIEIYEQYPLPINQTLRCAEELNIYHPSRYKERDHQTKVIPANTMTTDMLAITRDINSNTDKIQPYNYKPSKALSTKHESAQKVSRTRQKFQIERLYWEKQGLTLVQMTEQDLNPNKTYNLKWLRECFLSPLHLEVPQALYTSMVLTLIRSLKDKPTDTLKTQLTFVAETHNITLDQMFRLFQYACYNDDLPVDLNTKIELYRPLAMNETLCNAY, encoded by the coding sequence ATGAAAAGAGTTAAGCAGCCTGAAATCACAGAGCGCGAATTAAATAAAATAGAGCGACATCAGAAATCCATTAGCTCCGATGGATACAAGCCATATATTACTGTTAGACAGTCGAATAGTGTCGGTTTGTGTAATATTATATTCAGTCATAAGCTAAATCGTAACGTTCATTTATTGAGTCAAGGGGAGTTGTCTTTATTTCTGCATTTAGAGCATCAAAAGAATGTCATTGAAATATACGAACAATACCCTCTACCGATCAACCAAACACTGCGCTGTGCAGAAGAATTAAATATATATCATCCATCGAGGTATAAAGAGAGAGACCACCAGACTAAAGTTATTCCAGCAAACACTATGACAACCGACATGTTAGCAATCACACGTGATATAAATTCAAATACAGATAAAATTCAACCATATAACTATAAGCCATCGAAAGCACTAAGCACCAAACACGAGTCTGCTCAAAAAGTAAGTCGTACACGTCAGAAATTCCAAATAGAGCGACTTTACTGGGAGAAACAAGGTTTAACCTTAGTGCAAATGACTGAACAAGATCTAAACCCAAATAAGACATATAACCTGAAATGGTTAAGGGAATGTTTTTTAAGCCCACTACACCTTGAAGTTCCCCAAGCGTTGTACACATCAATGGTACTGACACTGATTAGAAGCTTAAAAGACAAGCCTACCGACACTCTAAAGACCCAATTAACGTTCGTTGCCGAAACACACAACATAACTTTAGACCAAATGTTTAGGTTGTTTCAGTACGCCTGCTATAACGATGATCTTCCTGTCGACCTAAATACAAAAATTGAGCTGTACCGCCCTTTAGCAATGAATGAGACATTATGTAATGCGTATTAA
- a CDS encoding peroxiredoxin translates to MIQKGQPLPTATLSELGETGMLTHNTDELFANKRVVLFAVPGAFTPTCSEAHLPGYVVLADEIKATGIDIIACISVNDAFVMRAWGEAQNATEIMMLADGNASFTKSLGLDMDTATFGGTRSQRYAMVIENGVVTQLNVEEPKQFDASKAETILAALK, encoded by the coding sequence ATGATTCAGAAAGGTCAACCATTACCAACAGCAACCCTCAGCGAGCTCGGCGAGACAGGAATGTTAACCCACAACACCGATGAACTGTTTGCAAACAAACGCGTTGTTCTATTCGCTGTGCCAGGAGCATTTACACCAACCTGTTCAGAGGCACATTTGCCTGGATATGTCGTCTTAGCTGATGAAATTAAAGCAACTGGTATAGATATTATTGCGTGCATCTCAGTTAACGATGCTTTTGTGATGCGGGCTTGGGGCGAGGCACAAAACGCTACTGAAATTATGATGCTGGCTGATGGTAACGCAAGCTTTACCAAATCTCTCGGACTTGATATGGATACCGCTACTTTCGGCGGTACTCGTTCACAAAGATATGCAATGGTGATAGAAAATGGCGTAGTGACACAGCTAAACGTCGAAGAACCAAAACAATTTGACGCCAGTAAAGCCGAAACTATCTTAGCAGCGTTGAAGTAG